Part of the Labilibaculum antarcticum genome, AATCGTCTGAAAGATTTTGAAAATGTATTTCAGCCTAGGGAAGATCAATCAAATCTTGAGAATTTATTTACTTCAAAAGCTTAAATAATGGAAGAGACAAAAAATACATTGGTCTCTCTTCAGTTGGAAGGGAAAACTTATGAGGTAGGAGAGTTGGTCTTGAATAACAGACAGATTTATTTTCGATATCATCAGGAGTTTCTAAAAACAGGATTAAATATTTCACCTCTAAAACTTCCATTTACGGGAGAGATAAACAATTCTGAAAAAGAACCATTTGATGGGCTTTACGGCGTTTTTAACGATTCATTACCCGATGGCTGGGGCAGATTACTCTTAGATCGAAGTTTAAGTTCCAAGGGAATTGATATTTATGGAGTAAGTCCAATGGATCGATTGGCTTATGTTGGAAGTTCAGGAATGGGAGCTCTTTGTTATGCGCCTCAATTGGAAGACAGGCCTGATTTTGACAAGCAATTGGAATTGGATGCCATTGCCGAGGAAATGCGACATGTTCTCAAAGGCGAAAGCACTGAAATGATAGATGAACTTTTTACTTTGGGTGGATCTTCAGGAGGAGCGAGACCAAAGATTTTGGTAGGCTTCAATAAACAAAGCAATGAACTGGTTCATGGATATGATCAAATGCAGGATGGCTTTGAGGAGTGGTTGATTAAATTTCCATCATCCCAGGACAATGCGGAAATTGCCAAAATCGAATATGTTTACTATCAGATGGCTCTGAAAGCAGGAATAGAAATGAGTGATTGTCAATTGTTTCATGGCAAATCAGGTCAAACCTACTTTGGCACCAGGCGTTTCGATAGAACAGTAAAGGGCAGACTTCATGCACATACAGCAAGTGGTTTAATGCACGATAATTTCCGAATGAGTACAATGGATTACGGCCATCTGATGGATTGTGCATTTCGACTGGAAAAGCATGTAAATGCCTATGAAAAAGTCTTTCGTCTTGCTGCGTTTAATGTGTTTGCCCACAACCGGGATGATCACAGTAAAAACTTCTCCTTTTTAATGGATGGCAAAGGAAACTGGAAAATGGCACCTGCTTATGATCTCACATTCTCCACTTCAGCTTATGGCATACACAGCACCATGGTGGCAGGAGAGAGTAAGAATCCAGGAGAAAAACACTTACTGAAATTGGCAGATCATTTTGGAATCAAAAGACCTGATTTAATTTTGGAACAGGTCAGAGAGGCCCTTACCAATTGGAGGCTGATTGCGCAAACTTGT contains:
- a CDS encoding type II toxin-antitoxin system HipA family toxin; the encoded protein is MEETKNTLVSLQLEGKTYEVGELVLNNRQIYFRYHQEFLKTGLNISPLKLPFTGEINNSEKEPFDGLYGVFNDSLPDGWGRLLLDRSLSSKGIDIYGVSPMDRLAYVGSSGMGALCYAPQLEDRPDFDKQLELDAIAEEMRHVLKGESTEMIDELFTLGGSSGGARPKILVGFNKQSNELVHGYDQMQDGFEEWLIKFPSSQDNAEIAKIEYVYYQMALKAGIEMSDCQLFHGKSGQTYFGTRRFDRTVKGRLHAHTASGLMHDNFRMSTMDYGHLMDCAFRLEKHVNAYEKVFRLAAFNVFAHNRDDHSKNFSFLMDGKGNWKMAPAYDLTFSTSAYGIHSTMVAGESKNPGEKHLLKLADHFGIKRPDLILEQVREALTNWRLIAQTCGVSKNVVSEIEKTFNKLNKI